ATCtctattattacaaaaaaaaaaaaaaaaaaaaaaaaaaaaacatttgaaaaTTGTGCATGTGTGcgtttgtttcttttttttcattttgttttgttattttttctttgagAGTTAGATTGAAAGGattttagaggattaaatttatatattgacaaaaaattgagatttaaaaaaaaaatgaaagaataacataataaataattatataatatttcaatcTTCATTTACATCAATCacagaaatattttataattttttaatttaaaaataaaagataagttTTCTCCCTTTCTCTCTAAAATCCAACTTTCAAACATAGCCTAAAAGAATTAAATAGCTGAAAGATTCAAAAGGAGAAGaaacaaatttaaaagttaaaatagtttttaaaaatctgaGGACTATAGATTTAAAGTGTGCACCAAGTAACattatatattgtatatttttccATTGTATAAACTTTTACTTATTTAACCAATCATTTTTcactatattatattataatattaatttttaagttattaatataaatgaatCAAAAAAGTTATTCATACAaaggtttatatttttttaggccGTACAAAGGTTTACATGGTAAGATAAGATtgaatatttcttttaaatacaATCTTAATGAAATAGTCCATAGTTAATTTGCAATTAAAAGgttataaagataaataaaaacaaaattctaaTAAAATTGTGTTGTGAGAGTTTTTAGATTACCCTCCTTTTCTTATGAACATgtatattaatgttttaaaaagtaGATTGAAAATTGaactaataaatatttgaataaaaattccTTTAGTCTTATCAATTACGGTAGAATCGAATGttcgataaataaataaataaataaaaagaaaaaaaataataaatataaaatatatataaaaaaaaaagcaaaaattataaatctgtTGAATTAGCTATTATTCACCAAAGTACACTGTTGAAATAAGATTGAACCAAccgataaattaataaattctcAAATCAATAAGTTGAACCAAAATTTGTTttggtttttcaattttttgcaCAATGTAGTACTAAAATTGGGGGAGATTGGGAGATAAGATGAAGATCAGAGTAGTGGGTTGTAGGGATTGTAACTTGTAATGTGAGATTGGTTGTAGAGAATCTACATCTCTATATAGTTAGAATTTAAAGGATGATcaggtttttttttattattaagtttaattaatcaataattcTATTTGGTTGAATATGTAGCTAATTAGTGAAAATGTGTAATCATTTTCAAAacgttttttttcttaaaatttaggtATTCTATCTTTtaacaattgatattttttttaatataatcaaCCATTTGGACAATGGGACTAATCACCTACTCATAATTTAATCACACTTAAAACTCCTCGTGCAtctttaaaaatgtgttttcttTTATTGATTGCTCATAGTCACTCTCACACCTGCAAATCATTGTGTATTGTCGAGCCAAAGAAATTGTGGTTTTAATTCTAGAGTCAAAATGCTTAAtctatattctaattttttttttctcttcaactaattatatcaattattcTATTTCTCATATGCCATTAATAACCACGTGTAATTAAGACACTATCCATCATCAtacaataatttaaacaaacagtaaacattgaaaaataagtaCCATCATATTAGAGTGTCATGTCTACTTACccaaaaatttattgtttttgatGTGGTCTTTTTCGATTTTCCTTCTTCTGTGCTCGAATCAATAACGTATTATATGTGTCCACTTTTCACTTTTCAATCTGTTGTTGAGTCAATGTATTACTCTGCAGTCATAAGAAAATCCTCAAGTAAAAAAACTTTACCAATTATATCCTGTATAACATTTCAATGCgcttttatctttaaattcaattcaattttttaataagaaaatggGTAAATATCTTGAAAATCAAAAGATCCTCAGGCTTCtactcaaattaattaaatatgagttgatttatcaatgtcgcCGACAATTAAACCTAGATTCTCTACGATCGGGCAAACGCGTAATCATGCATAAAAGAATTTTGATTGTTGAATGGATATTGGAAGAAGTATAATCTAACTTTACCAAGTTgactttcaaatatattttgaaataaggaTTGTTCAatctttatataatattaagatCGACAAATATGCGACGACAGAGAATCAAAATCGTAGAAAGTTTTCGAtaaacaaacatataaaaacTAAAGATAAACTAAATATGAGAATAACTAGTTGACATGATAGAACacgatatattaaaaaattgcagcatatgttaatattttgaccTAAGTATCAGTTATCGAGATTTTGttcaagatataaaattaaatttcatccCCTTCACACTCCACCAAAAtcctaatatttattatattgtaaaataattgaTAGATTAGCTTCAGATCTAACATAATTACAAgataaatgaaaatgaagataGAAAATAGTGAAAAGTACCTAATTTGATGGAAATGGTGCTTAAGCAAGCAAGTTCTTCCATTTGAATTAGAGGATGGTGGGCATCACCAAGATTTGCCCTATATAAGCTATGTGCAAATGTAACGGGTCTCATTAATGGAAAATGcgactttaattaattattttattatatatatatatatatatatatatatatatatataaagtatattaaatttaagaaattttatcatgaaaaaattaaattttaatcatataattatatataaatattaaaattaaaaattatttaaataatacatGATCATTTAAATATATGACATGTAGTTGGGgtcattttgtcaaaaaattaaaattgaccattagaattttaataatgtataattatgtttttttaattgtattctCTAACTATATGCATCACATCTTATTGAACATCATCTActttgtattttaattaatgataaatacacaaatatttgattagattaatttgaaaaaaaaattatttgctttcatttttatattttttttccttcatagGAGAAATATTGTTAATTCAAATTAGGAAAATTGTCTCATGCAATATCCATATAGATAAAATTATCTaaaagaggaaaagaaaaatttaaaacaactaTATCAAAATCAGCATAATGATCACTATTTGTGCAGCACACTTATTAACCTTACAATCAATTATTGTTTCAATTTACCAATGACGGAAATGAATTCCAAGAGGAGGTTTAGTTCAAACTTTATGATGTCTCTTGAAGCTAGAAACTCCTTCAGTTTCGAAACCATAGTGGGGATCTAGTGGtgaattaaatttaacaatttatCCTCATTTAACATCTCTGAAACTTGAGAGAATATCAACATGTTACGATATTTTTATAGGACAACCAAAGTTCAGTTATGCTACTCTTTCAttcatctatttttaatttatgtgtcAAATAGCAGTGTTAACTTTCGTCtagtaaaaaaaacacatttaagAGTTCAAATTATGTATACATTAACTTCATAGAATAATTACAAAGTTATGAATTATCAttacaatatatttaattataaccaATATTTACATTAACTTCATAGACAATAGTTTGATGACTAAAAACTAGTCGGGAGTACGTCAAAAAAAGATAGTCggagtgaattttttttaaatataaaatataagaaaaaacaattaaataaatgaaaaatatataaatatgaaatataaaatacattttttctaGTACAGTGGTCATacgttaattttaaattattataccTTTTTTCATGagaaattcaaatattatatatcaaatatgataaattatataataataataataataataataataataataataatataatttatcatatttatccGGTGAAAAGTTAATTTATGAAACTTATATTTatcttaataaattaaattcaatcagTAAAAAAAGTTAACTTTTAATTCAAAACTTTAACTCCATAATATAATTACTCCGTCTTTCACAAAGAAacatagtaattaaaatataataaatttaatttaataaaaaaaactttaattacATCATATAAATATCACTGTTACTCCCtctttcacaaaataaatattataacatatttatatacattattacaattaaaaaaaaaaatacaaagaataTTCGTCTAGAGACTAGTTATGAGAGTAGTGTTTTAATGTATTTGCtcactataaaatttattttggagATATATTATGTACAATAACATACTACAGTACcaaaattataagttatttatAATGTTCACGAATAATGACATCACattattttgaatcaaattatattattcaGTATTTTTTGGTACAGACTATAAATGTTTACAATATTCCCACACTAgggatattatttataaaagtgcaatacaatttttttatcaaatcaatACTATATATGTAAAGTATAGTTTCTAATGCATACGTGTTGCTATCACGTTAATTCtcaacatatttttatatttcagttaaaatttataaaatttatttatttacaaaaatttctCAACAAACTatccatatatatttttatctttttttttattaaattctagttttattataaaataatttattcaaatgtaccaaaaaatatataatttattcagTATAacttattttagaatttatttatttttaaataataaaacacttattattatatctaataacaataaataatattatatataaaataaatatgtatgcTTACATGTCACCCACTCATTCAATCTAAACAGGTTTATTCAATTGgcaaaaaatatttcaacataTACTTTGATTCTAATTTCTACGGCCTATCAATGGTATATTGCCATATTGTTATATCGATTATGAATAGTATTGTGTAGTGTAAAATTAAAGTATGGTTTGTATTGACGCGTGTCATTTCTCCGTCAAATATAATATCTTgtgtctttttaatttttataattaattcaaaagaGAAATggttaattttttcaattccaATAGATTGCTCTAGTgataaaacaatatatttattagatACGTAATTTAAGAGTTTGATTCTTATTAGTAAGTCATAGAATATTAGAATATTATGTATTAGATTAATACATCATTCTctcattttgattattttatatataaaagatatcaTAGTAATAAGcgaaataaacaaataattgctCAAATCACAATtcaattgaaattcaaattcttttaaattatttatcttaaaataaaatttattaattacttgagtttaaatatttaaataatttttttaatctaacaaATTTTTCGCACCaaaattttatatctatttttattgtatCCACATGTGTCAACTTTCTTAACAAACGCCTAAGTTTTAATGAAGcaaaattttcatttctttAACCAAgtgtgaataatttattttaaacatattataaaaattgatgaaatatttatattattttaaacatattataaaaattgatgaaatatttatattctatgATTTGAAAGACTCCAATTTAGCACATGCTTTAGACCTAAATATACCAATTGAGTCTAGTGTGTATTGTGTATCCATCAAATGAGTTGTGCaacaaaattaactaaaattgaAAGATTACAGGCTAAGGATGACAAATTGGTCGAATTCGTCTGACTTATTAGTCTGAAATTTTAAGTAGGTTggttgaaaatttgaatttgtttatttaaattaattcactttatttaattaattgaaaaaaataaaattatcatagaTGAACGGATTAATCTGTcgtatcaaattaatttatttttttatatttttaattaactcaaccaaactaaaatattaacgtataaataattctattttaaaatattactattaatttattaataattacttatattttttgttgataattttatttataaattaattgttgttgatatatttaattacgaataaatttaattataagttaatTAAATAGATAGTGAGaataaatagatataataataaatttaattacattacTTTGaggatttaaattttaaaaatagctaACAATACTTAGCTTTCTCTAAATTCATAGTCTAATTGTGTTCTTCTTTTCAAGGTATAGTTGAGTTCTTATTTTTATGActttaatataaataacttttttgtGTTAGTGATGCTTTTGTTTtgacatttatttttgttgacatGTCACAGAACAGTACTTTCAGCTCGTCTACCTAAGTTCATATGCCTTATCTCACTTTTGGCCAGCTAATCACGGGTCAGCTGACCCGCCCACTTttcattcttcctccttagtCCTTAGTCCTTATATTTATTCAAGTGTAATGTACGATATGGATCGGTTGAGAGTAGAATTTTCCAACAGAAATTGTGAACTAAACCGTCATTTAATGGCTCGATCATAACGGTGTCCGAATTTATTTATAATGCTTATCTGATCCATGTTTACATGAagttaacaaaagaaaaatatcattatattaactacaaaaaaatagcatataaagattaataatatattcaacTTAATTTAATCACATATCAAGGccttaaaattattcaaaacaaaaatcaactcTGGATCTGTATATTTGAGGTTATTGCAGACCTGCCAGACTAACACCAGCTCCGTATCAACCCTAAGAACTAAGCTTGCATTATATACCCTTTAATGTAATCTTAAATAAATTGACAAGATCTTGAATCGTCATTCTGGACCATATGTAAAGTTCATTCTGTGCACCTTTCCAACATATTGATTTTCATGATCCAATCAGCCCCTTTTGGCGAGCATAAATGGTAATCATGAGAAACATAATAGCTGAAAATGCTCCTGAGACAATAACTACCTGCAATAAACATGATTATATTTTAAGCTATctatttagaaattttgcagCCATATACTTTAACTATATTATAGCATTGGGTGCCCATAAATACAAGTAGTTTGCTTACCCATTTGAACATGTAACCATGGTTGTCATTCCAACTGTATGGGATGTTCATTCCAAAAATACCAGCCACCAGAGAGTAGAAAGATAGGCAAACAGTTCCAGAGCTAAGAAAGAGCTCTAACTGCACCAATCGATACAAAAATTTGAAGGATTAGCGAACTTGAAGTAAAATACATTTTGCAAAATACTAATAGAAGATATGCATGGTGGAGAAACATAAAAGGCACCTGAATAAGCTGATTTCGATGGTTGTCGAGCTGTAAaatggagaaaaataaataaattattcgcATTACATGTCATTCGCCAAATACCTATTGTTAATACCAGTAAAAACTAATAGTTACTTACTTGAATGTTAATGTAATCTTCGGTATCATCAATATACTCTCGCAGctataaatgaaaagaaaaatggaaGTGGTTAGACTAATAGGGAGCTTGAAATCATGAATTGTTCACTGAATCACCATTATTATAACAGATAGAAAGTTATAAAGGATGCAGAAAGATCCAAGTATAGTCTGATTCAATAAAGTAAGAGCATATCATCTTACAATTCTTAAACATTGCACGAAGAAActtttcaaaacaatttttgaacATAAACTACAAAGTTCAACTTTGAACAAAAGGAGGGGAAGTAGGGAGAAGCAAAATGCACATATATCCTCTTTTCAACATTAATTTCACAATATTAACACAGTAACCTTGTAAACATTAAGAGTATCAATGTGGTTAAACCTCGCGATGcttacaaataaaaaactaaGTACCAAACCAAAAAGGCCAAACCTTCAGTCACTTTCATAGGCTCTAAATTACAGAGTGAACATGCAAACcatatttttcttcatattaCAACTAAACAGTCTTCCAAAATACTTTATATCTGGCGTTTATCTGCCTTGATACAAAAAATAAGATTCAAACGGAGATGAAACTTACTGTGTTTAATTTGTTTAATGTGCTATCAATTTGCATGAAATAAGCCTGCAAAAATGAACGAACACAGTTTTAACagtttttttcattaaaaaaatatggaagGTCCTtgctaaatatattttgaagtaaataataatgttataaccTCCAGTAACATTTCAAGCTCTTCCACGTCATTTTCATCAAAACGAGCTGTTGCAATACTTGCTCTGGATATTTTTGATCCATTGGTTGGGGAGGTAGCAAACCAATTTGCAGCACCTGATCCACTAACTGGTGACACCGAACCTGCCTTTCTCGACAGGTATAGGTCAGCCATATCATCGTCATCATCCAGCAATTGTTCGAGCTCATCTCTGACCTGTAGCAGATAACAAGAACTGGTGATGGGAGAAGGAGAAAGGAATATATATTGTACAGTATATGAAGAACTGCCttctgaaaaatattttatattgatcaTATGAAGCTATGCAGAGAAACAAACCAACAACTTTGTACTGCGATCATGTACTAGGTGAACAAAATGATCTAGATCCCTATAAATATTAAGCATGGAGAACATGAAAGCTCCTTTAGTTCCCATTCAAGCAAAACCCAACTACTTGATTATAAGAAAGCAAGGTTCTCGAGAAtggaatttttttcatatatattgttAAGATATTGATAATCCTACATAAGTAGGTTAAATTTCAGACAAAAGATCAATAACCATCTTGAAACAGAAGGTGCGgaatatattcataaaaataaaatgggcTTTTTCCAGTCACACATTGTTCACTATTATTGAAAAACTTAACATACCTTTTGTACCCGAGCATTCAGCCTTGTCATTGCACTCTTCATTTTACGAACTCTGTCCAAATTACGACTACTAATCTGCAGATTAATGTAATTCAAAAGTTCATAACAATTGAACAAAATAAAGTCAAGTGTTCAGAGTGTTGTCAAACAAAGGCCATAGCACTATAGTGTAGCGGAATTTTAACAAACTGCTATTTCCTATGATCCGCGATTAAcaacacaaaaaaatatattcctCAAGAAAGTCAAACATGGAACAAGAACACACATTTCAAGCCAACCAACAGAAACCAAGTAAGAGAAAAGTAACCATAATTAGAATCGACATCTCAATGATAATAAGTACAAGAAATAAAAAGCATAAGATATTTGAACTGAATGAAGGAAAAATATCCTCCACTTTAAATGAAGCTTCTTATTTGTTAGCTTATTCTACTCTATATCAAAGGAAAGTAGGGGCCAGGACCAGAGGACTCGAGAAAACGGAAACAAGATAAGGAATTCAATTATATATGTACCTTGGAGGTAAGTTCGTCTAATGCAGGATAAGCAATCAGCTCCAACTCATATGTACGTGCAGCAAGAAAACTACAAATGGCTTCTAAAGCAACCTCCAGGGCGCGGAACTCAAACGGTGACTCTACATTGCATAATTTAGATCATTCAGATACAGGATGAAAAGCAATGtctgaaaataatttattctaatAAATTCTTTAGAAAGGGCATTAGATGATGCAAATCGAAAACAAATTTCTGAGAGGAAAAGACGAAATCAAATATCTTTGTAATACTTCCTCCATCTCACAATAAGTGTCGTTGAAAGTTTTTGCATACATATTAAGAAATGCAATAATTAGAAGGAAGAGAAAAGAGATTTTACTAAATTGTTCATCTTAACCATTGGTGGACTTTTCACTATTATCAATGCAAAgtataataatactttgaaagtTGTGTATGATGATAATCATTGAAAGATAGTAtaggaaaaaataattaaaattgcattgaaaattatgaatgacattaattttgagaCAATTCTTCTACTAAAATGACACATTATAAGACAGAGGGAGTAACATAGTTCATCTTTAACCTAACATACCATCTTCATCAGCAGCTTCAGCATCATGTTGACCACCAATATACTCTTTACCATCTCCTTGTTGTTGATGAATGTCACTCAGTTTAGGCAATCGCCTCCGCAGTTCTTCAACAACAGGGACCACATTTTCATCTGTTGGATCTCGCAGCAATACCTATACCAGAATGTAGTTACTTTCAGAATGCGAAAGTAAAAGCCATCTCAAATCTCTACGAATAATTACACATTCTATAGAGAACCAAAGGTTTGATACAGGGATTCACAAATATACAAAGCGAGTTATAGAAAAGAGTAATAAAACCTATTAAGGGAGACTCAAAAGTATCCTAGCTCTatcaaaatctattctttgTTATTAAATCAGTAAACAAAATCACATAGTTGTATGCTCTTATAAGACAGTTAAGGTTTGTGCCATCACATTAAGTAAAAACTTTGATACTAGAACAGGAAAAACAAGCCAACAAGTAGGCTATTGTCCCTGTACTTGTTTCCTTCAATGAACatgacacaataattttaatatatgttccTATAATTCATGTCCCTAACTGCATGGATAAGATAAGAAACTCAGAACATGCTGCATCTACCATTCCTCTACGGTATGTTTGGGATAGATGCTTTTTGAAGAGGAGGGgcttattattcttttttaaaataaggaaGCTATATGGATAGATGATTTTTGAAGAGGAGGggtttattattctttttaaaaataaggaaGCTATATAATGTTTCTGAAAAGGAATTAAGTCTAATTGAAATGTTATATGATCAATTATCATGTTATTCttacaattttatcaaaatatcaaatatacaCCAAAATGTAGGCTTAGCCCTTCAAAACCCTCCCCTCCAAAACCCCCAAAATCCAACTCCCAAACATGTCCTCAGTCGTTATAGTTCAATCAGTCTAATGCTTTTCAACTATGAGTATCTTAAAAACTAAAAGAAGCTTGTTCCTTATTAAATACATAttgtttcaatatatttttctttccaATAGATAGAAAACCATAATTCTTCATTGTAAaatgttataacaaaaaaaaacttcattcCCCATCAGCAATCAACAACAAACtcacaaattgaaataaaagcTAACTAACCTCTTCAGCTGTGATAATTGCCTTGATATGCTGAAACACAGAATCacaaaaacacaataaaaaacacacaacaaaaccaaaaattaaaaaaacacaatacaatgtaaaaaaaagaaaaacaacaacaaaatcataTGATGTACTACCTCCAAGTTAAGCACAATAGCCTTCTCACGACCAAGAATGGTAGAAGGGTAAGAAAGCAAAGGATCAAGGATTCTAAGATCACGTGCATTAATCTGAACC
The genomic region above belongs to Cicer arietinum cultivar CDC Frontier isolate Library 1 chromosome 4, Cicar.CDCFrontier_v2.0, whole genome shotgun sequence and contains:
- the LOC101510457 gene encoding magnesium transporter MRS2-2-like, with product MARDGSVVPADPQAMVVVKKKTQTSRSWILIDAMGQGSMLDVDKYAIMHRVQINARDLRILDPLLSYPSTILGREKAIVLNLEHIKAIITAEEVLLRDPTDENVVPVVEELRRRLPKLSDIHQQQGDGKEYIGGQHDAEAADEDESPFEFRALEVALEAICSFLAARTYELELIAYPALDELTSKISSRNLDRVRKMKSAMTRLNARVQKVRDELEQLLDDDDDMADLYLSRKAGSVSPVSGSGAANWFATSPTNGSKISRASIATARFDENDVEELEMLLEAYFMQIDSTLNKLNTLREYIDDTEDYINIQLDNHRNQLIQLELFLSSGTVCLSFYSLVAGIFGMNIPYSWNDNHGYMFKWVVIVSGAFSAIMFLMITIYARQKGLIGS